Proteins from a genomic interval of Coccinella septempunctata chromosome 2, icCocSept1.1, whole genome shotgun sequence:
- the LOC123307428 gene encoding uncharacterized protein LOC123307428 gives MSNYRENPNAAHNEFEKFINKLASCVSLEDVDKITTILKVKNELVNYNSNLLSTAMSTVIEKLSTSIDLDTKLKNLHELEKESNGPAWRPETGKCDVESIEGEHLKKQVKMLKKKLNEVRNVSSILQVEIEDLRSQVRAQQTEMEKLISCWESQEEKKNIDCE, from the exons aTGTCTAATTATAGAGAAAATCCTAATGCAGCTCATAACGagtttgaaaaattcatcaacaaATTAGCGTCTTGTGTGAG TTTAGAGGATGTGGATAAAATAACTACTATTCTGAAAGTGAAAAATGAGTTGGTGAATTATAACAGCAATTTATTGTCAACTGCCATGTCTACTGTGATAGAAAAATTATCTACCAGCATTGATCTTGATACGAAACTCAAAAACCTGCATGAATTAGAGAAAGAAAGCAATGGACCCGCATG GAGGCCTGAAACAGGTAAGTGCGATGTTGAGTCAATTGAAGGAGAACACTTGAAAAAACaagtgaaaatgttgaaaaaaaaattaaacgagGTTAGGAATGTGTCATCAATACTCCAAGTAGAAATAGAAGATTTGAGAAGTCAAGTTCGAGCACAGCAGACAGAAATGGAGAAACTCATCAGTTGTTGGGAGAGTCAAgaggagaaaaaaaatattgattgtgAATAG